From the Cucumis sativus cultivar 9930 chromosome 5, Cucumber_9930_V3, whole genome shotgun sequence genome, the window caaatttaaaagtggatAACTCTTTGATGTTCATCTAATAACCCtttgatatatctaattacttgtcGTATTTGTcgtatttgcaatatgcaaaaaagaggTGCTATGGGACTgcttttttctaattctttttgtcATCTGATGCATTTTCCTAAACTTCTTCGTACAAATCTTCAATCTCTTCTCGTTATTCAACCTTTCTAACAAAAAcatcaacaaatattttctaaaatagcaaaatattgaaactctttataaaatatagaaaaattcatcaaattctCTATTAcccatttaaaaattttgctacatttttaaatagttcaatttttcttctattcatAGCATTCTCAAATGATAgttcaaattttcttcaattcataGCAATTCTCAAATGATTgatcaatatataaaattaaaaataacaaatacttAAACTTTAGTCTATAACTATTTGATTTCATTAGCAATTATTCTGCTTCCAAAtattaacaatttagtttGTACCTTCGgcaaaaaaaacataattatttatcctctaaatattaataatcaaGTAATAATTTAGgctttatattttgtgttttatagTGCTTTAATATCCTATCGCCTTACAGTTTATaagtgttaatttttattacctTTATATTGATCTTTCTactttataaacaaatttgattttgacaaGTGAATGCATCTGTGTGttgtaataaatttcaatatatcttatcataattttcataacGTAAGCTAAATCATTAGAGGAACTCATAAGTGATATCAATCCTTTAATTactaaaacataattgaaagaataaaTGGATGTAAATTAGAAGTATCTAAAGTTGTGAGAGCATATAAGAGTTTTTTAAGcaaataaatagtttgaaattattgataaattgaCAATAAACCCTTTCCCAATGTGAACTATGTAAAAGGTTATATCTAGTTGGCGAGCTGGCTCTAACATGTTTAATAAtcaattcaaaagtttaagttgatAAGTGACGGTAAacttaatataatatctatttCCTTTCTattacaaacttgaaatatgaaaaagcaAAACGAGTACAAAtgcatattaattatattggaAGGAAATAACACAACTGTTTGAACACACAACCTCCGAAATCACACTGCTCTAATATCATCTAATTAAATCATTGATTGCCTCTAGAttcaatgaaaacaaatttaatactCTCCTCCACTTATgaacttgaaaatataaagtGAAACGAGTAGAAATGAATATTATTTGGACAAGAAACAACGCTACTAATAAATGAAGACAGactaacaataaaataaacataaatttgaccaatgatttatttaagtaaaattttactatatacttCATTTTCcctaaaaatagaaaatcccttatttatcaaatttaatttcaggccaatttgtctttttttttttttttttctttcccttttgtAGATTAGATTCTTCCTTCCCAcactaaaaaatagttatatatgTGGCCATTTACACTCTCACTTTTCCCTTTTGTCTACAAATTCCCATattctctctccctctttaAACTTTCTCATACATTTGTTCCAAAGCAATGAATAAAAAACACAGTTCCTTTTTATGATTCCATAATTGATCTTTTAGCAAACCCCAAGATTCTTTCTTCATCCCATGGGTTTCCTCTttgtttccaaaataaaacagTGTGTGTGACACCAAACAGaaacatagaaattaaatcaaagGTTCAGCAAAAGTATGAtttcaattgaaaatcaaagacaGAGAGTTTCAGAATTGGAAATTAGACCTGGAGGAATGTTGGTTCAAAAGAGGGATTTTAATTCAAATCCTTCTTTTCCCACCATTAAAGTTAAGGTTAAATTTGGCTCTTCTTATCATCATATTCAAATCAACTCCCATGCAAGCTTTggtaacactttttttttttttaatctatttaatttgttcattttgttgtGTGTTCATATGATTCAGCGTTCTTCAATACTTCATATAGAATTTTCGTAGTGGATCTAGGTTCTATATTgaacatatattttgatatggttttttttctctttttagtcCATGCCTTAAActatattatgtatattttggtattagaaattttttgttaattaggATTGGGTGTAAACTGAACTTATATTATAGAAAGGTTCattttagataaataaattgcGTTTTGGgtaaattttaggttaaattaaataaagaaactacctttatttttcaaaaaaaagtaataattaaatactccctttttaatttcaaattttcataaatgtttcaaGGGTGAAATGAGATTTGAGTAGAATTCTTACAATTCtctaagaaaatttgaaacttgaaaggGATGAGATAAATGGTATAGATCAATGGTGTAGTGATCATCATGTCCACCTTTCGACTTCCATTCTAATGTCACCTTGATATTGTTGTAGGTCGTCCCAATTTTCGCTTAACATTTATACCGAATTTCATtacaaaaatgtttgaaagGTTACATGGAAAATATTGTAGATTTTGTCATGATGAGGGAATATTGAggtggttttttattttttgaatttagcctaaaatttagatataaaatCATGCCAGCtctgtttgattttaaatgggATAATTTCTTCAGATTTTAAAATCGATGTTGTTGgagcaataataatatatagtacACAACATTTTGGGCAGGCGAATTGAAAAAGTTGATGGCTGAGCCAACAGGGTTGCACCCAGCAGAGCAAAAGCtaatatacaaaaacaaagagaggAATTCAAATGCTTATCTAGATGTGGCAAGAGTTAAAAATGGCTCAAAAATTGTGTTGGTTGAAGACATTTTaagcaaagaaagaagatgcgTTGAAATGCTTACAAACCATAAGTTTCAAATATCCTCCAActtgttaaaagaaatagacTTGGAAGTCAATAAACTCTCTCaagaggtatatatatataaacttcaTACAGcactctttatttttcttcggttaaattataaataggtccctttagtttgaaattaaagggTTGTAATTTagtccttttcttttagtagAACTTCAAAAAATTGTAGGtgctaaatttgtaaaactATTCCTCTGGgtttatgttttgtttggtGATAGGTTGGATCTGTTCATGTGAAAGCTTGTAAAGAAGGGAGAGTTTCTGAGAAAGAAGTGGATGATTTGATTGAATTGCTTATGagaaaattgatacaattagaTGAAATTGAAGTTGTGGGAGATCTGAGGCTACAAAGAAGACAACaggtaaatataaaataaacattctgtaacaaagataaaataaatattttgtagcTCATAcgttaaaattataatttaatttaaaattaactaagttaattttaatatttggaaaagGTGAGAGAAGTTCAAAAGCAAATTGAAAGTCTTGACATGATGAAGCTACAATATTGTACCACTCTCAATagcaaaaatgaaattggaatttCAAAAAATGGTGGTTTTATTTCTACTACAAAGGCAAAGCAAAATTTGAAGCCAAGGCAGCAATGTTTGAGAATACTGAAGGAAACTCCAAGGAATTCTGAACCTGTGGTTGTGACAACTAAATGGGAAACTTTTGATTAGCAATAATATCATCACATACTTTTaaaccacaaaaaaaattaatgttgatcACATTCCATATATGTaccctttgtttttctttttcctctttctgcCTTTCAAATAAATGTTGCattaaaatccaaaagaaagagagaaaaaaatgcaaaGTACTATTGAAAAAATGAGGCATAGcggaaagaaaaattgttgtCACGTGCTTGAGATGAAGCACGGCGGCTGACATCTTTAAAAGGGTTAGTTGTCACCAATCTTTTTTTCCACTGTGATTGGAcacctaaaaataaaataaaataaattttaaacttttattgaaaagaaaatgatctACGAAAACTAGAGTTGAATTCGAGAGTTATTTGTGAAATAGTAAGGTGTTAGCACTCCTTAACATACGTAAAAAAAACGGCgagagaaattgaaaatattagttGAAAAACATTATGTACATCTTCTTGAAACAATGACttgttttattcttattactCCAATATTCGAAGCAATGATCCtctaaaatgaaagaaagaaactccATCAACCTAACTATAAtgagaaactttttttttctaacctcgagaaagtgaaaaattaGTACAATTTCTTAAAATCCGTCATCGACATAGTCTTCCaataaagagatttttttaaaaaacattaattcaaatcattttatttatcaaacctcGAACTCTCAAAGGTGTGATATCTCACCTCAAGaattttaggaaataaaaCTCTCACATTTCCTAAATTTCGTCGTAGGATTTTGTTTAAGGAAAACATAtaagttattataaaatattgattaggAAACCTGGAAATgatgattaaattttgaaatttttgaaagcatacaaaatttataacattcaagataaattttgtaaatgattatgaaaaaaagagttttgggaaagattttaaatttgagagaattttaaattagaatgaTTTTATAACATTGAAAGTTCTATTTAAGATgagttctaaattttaaatagaaaacaaaataaaattcatatgccatattaaattattagacaTGCACGCATCAACCCATGACTTATAATACTGAAGGAACTAGTGAGTAGAGTCAAAAGCATTGAAACTGATGGTCATCATTGGAATAGAAGTAGAGATGATCTCAGAAAATATAGATGCAATGTTGAAGATGGTTCTAAGAGAAAAAGCAAGAAGAGAAGCAATCAATCAAGGATCagtaaggaagaagaagaaaaatgaggaAGAGAAGGCAAGAACAGAAAGgttagagaaagaagaaaaagaatagagaaggtagaagaagaaatacgCGAGACAGATGCCACCTCGTCCATTAAGAAAACAGAATTTGAAAGGACCGCAAGGAAAGCCCAAGAGAAGGAGAAAGTGAAATATGGGCTTCTCAAGATTAAGGTAAAGGCACGAGGCGTTAAGGTCTTGGCTGAAGAAAACAAGGAATGTAAGTTGAAGGAGTGGGAAGAGCTCTTCAAGAAGGCAGAAAAAGTGGCCCTCTCTGCGAAGAAgggtaaaggaaaagaaaagacaattGAAAAACACTACGAGGagttcaagaagaagaaagatgagtTAAGTCCTTTGGAGGATAAGGTTGTGGAGAAACCCTAAACATTCATAGAATCATTCCAAATGGCTTAGGACAGATAGCAATTGGATTTTAAAACGCATagtaaaagtttgaaatgtgcGAGATGTGTACAGGATAAAAACCAAGGGCCTAAGATTTACTAAACATGCATAGAAACACTCCAAATGGCTTAGGAGGTATACcaatttaatttccaaatgCATAGTGAAAGTTTAGAATATGCAAGATGCGTGCGAGATGTGTGCGAGATAAAACGTAACAGCCTAATAGACATGCACATAATCATACTGCAAATGGCTTTTGAGGGGttgcaatttgattttgaaatccATAGTGAAAGTTTAGAATGTGCGAGATGTGtgcgagataaaatataaGGGCCTAATAGACTTACTAAATATGCATAGAATCACACCAAATGACTTATTAAGGGTAgcaatttgaattcaaaatgcATAGTAAAAGATCGGAACGTGCGAGATGCGTGTGAGATGTGTGcgagataaaacaaaaataagtgcATAAGAAGCTTACTAAACTAAATTGCTTTCACTCCTAAACATATATTGTAGCACCCTTGAATGTGATTCCTAGGCATATATTAGAgttgcatttttctttaaataatatttttgtaaattaaggtattttaaacttaattaccttaagttgatttatttatgttgGAATTATTGATTGGGGTGATATTTTAGATAATTGGtgagaatttttgtttttgtggaaattagaatttattaaatattcattcgaaaaatatttaatcatttattaaaattagaattttggTGTGggtaaagttttgtttttggttgaatgatttgagttaattattttagtgagATTGAAGGATtttggttaattatatataaatatatatatttaaataaataaattttggattaaaaataattatattatcacaatataattatttaaaagagtatatgatattgtttttgaaaaaaatatataatggtTGATTTGATGGATATGAAATAGGAAAAACAACATAATTTGTTatggaaaaaaggaaaaggaaaaagaagtaattaagtaaaaacgaactaataataattaataataatacatttgaCAAACAAGTTTAGCAAGTGCCctgagatatatatatacacatatataaatgtatgtaTAAGTTTGAAGTAGGAAGTAGCATACCTATAACGCGTGTGGAAATCCCATGATAGTATATTTTGTCTTAGttaacttctttttcctcttaGCATGTTGGATGTCCAATGCTCATTTTAAGGTACTAAGCATGCACTCGAAAACAATTCAGCCTCAATCATAATTGTCAAATGTGTTTCAATCATCAACaatctttataaaattatggtCCACTTTGGTTCGCCTATCTTTTTCTGACATAAAGTACACCAAAGCTAATTTAACCATATCATCGTCATCACCCTTGTATTCCAAAAATATGTCCTCTAAGTCACTTACATAAATAGACTATTTGTCTTTGAATAACTTCTCCAACAATCTACTATTCCTAGTCAGCTGAATAGACTCCTTTTTAGTATCCCATAGACCCGTTATGATGTTAAACTCTCTCTTACCAAAAGTACACACAACACCTCCTAACAAGAAACTTAACCTCTAAACATTTTGGCCGCATAGCTTGTCTTCGCCTAATCTTATTTGCTCACTTAACACAAACTAACGTCACAACTCCTTCAAACGCTAAGTCAAAACACCAAGACACTTATAACAAGCCTCCTTGCCTAACACTCAATGCCTAGGACATTCTTTTAGAGGTTCTCGCCTAGCCTTAACGCCCAAAGCCAAACAACTCCACGCATGAGATTGTCCTTTGAAGCTTCTCCACGCCAACAACTTCTCTTATCGCCTAGGCCATGAGCAAAATGCCTAAGTCTTCACCAAAACACCtacaatttatattataaccTCTCAACACTTagtcaaattttcaaacaacaagcttctcttcttcctcttttggCTCCCAAGTATAAGCTTAACACTTGGCCaaatttcctttcttcttttcaccTAACAAAGAACAACAAACACTCAAGTTCTAATAACACTTAACACTTAGAACTTTTAAAGAGTTTCAAGAACTAGGGTTTACATAATCAATATTTAGTAACcaacgggtcattccactaaagtctcgtagttgcactcTCTTCACTATAGATAAATTTATGTTCAtctgatataaccatgatcattaagttaatccttcacatgTTGTTTGTAATCTTGGTCCGGTCAAAATACCATTTTTCGCTCGAGATTATTAATCTTGCTCCTTATGTCAcactgatccactattgaacaattggtttatggtccaacctataaaccGAATCCCTTTCGGgtcaatgagagggtgggtctccttgttcaagacttggattcagtccTTAAGCGAACAACCTATTTACTAACTCTAAAGGGTATGAGTGAATTTTGTCTTACACTTTATGTTCCTAGTCATCCACCTGATATTACATCTAAACTGGGAGGCTTGTCAGGCCAGCGCCACTGAGCTGTCATTGCCTATACATATCTAAGGATAATTTCGTGTGAACAAAAGTTAATAGTTAGCTTaggattaaaattaagttactTAGGTCattataatcaaaatagtcagttttatatattcaacaatgttataacttaaaagtgactgTTTCATAGTTCCAGTCctatgtaaactctttaaaTAGGATGGCTTCACTTCCATGTCTCTATATGAACAAttcaggatcacatcgttCATATTAGCTACAAAGCGGGCCACATCCATACTATCTCCAAAATAAGTTGCCCAACCTTATTCAAACACTATAAACCATTtgggctatatactcgaacttgatccatgtTTATGTCtttacataaagttcaagtgtGCACTAGATAACCTCAagaccttagtttattggattcaagattataaaattttattttcactaataagTCCTCAATAaccactttattgaatagaatataacTCTAAactacaaactacgagttttagaacataaatttcaacactAAGAGACTTACCAAATATGCATAGAATCACTCCAAATGGCTTAGGAGAGGTAGCAATTGGATTTCGAAACGCATAGTAAAAGTTTAGAATGTGCGAGATGTGTGCGAGATA encodes:
- the LOC101211509 gene encoding BAG family molecular chaperone regulator 1 is translated as MISIENQRQRVSELEIRPGGMLVQKRDFNSNPSFPTIKVKVKFGSSYHHIQINSHASFGELKKLMAEPTGLHPAEQKLIYKNKERNSNAYLDVARVKNGSKIVLVEDILSKERRCVEMLTNHKFQISSNLLKEIDLEVNKLSQEVGSVHVKACKEGRVSEKEVDDLIELLMRKLIQLDEIEVVGDLRLQRRQQVREVQKQIESLDMMKLQYCTTLNSKNEIGISKNGGFISTTKAKQNLKPRQQCLRILKETPRNSEPVVVTTKWETFD